The DNA region CGTACCCAACGCAGTACACGAGTCCTTGGACGATGCGGGATGATACGCCGGTGATCATTCGTCCCATTCGTCCTGAAGATGAGCCGTTGATTGTGCAGTTCCACACCACCCTTTCTGAGGAAAGTGTCTATCTGCGCTATTTCAACATCATGAAGCTGAGTCGGCGCATTGCCCACGAACGCCTCACCCGCATTTGCTTCATCGACTACGATCGCGAGATGGCTTTGGTGGCGGACTACAAGGATCCAGAAACAGGACATCACACCATTTTGGGCGTAGCACGGCTGAGCAAACAGCATGGCGTGAATGAGGCAGAGTTTGCCATGTTGGTGAATGATGCATCCCAGCGCCAGGGATTGGGCACCGAGCTGCTCAGTCGCCTGATCCAAATTGCCCGGAACGAAAAAGTGGGACGGGTGACCGCCCAAATTCTCAACGAAAACCAGCCCATGCAGCGGGTTTGCGAGAAGGTAGGATTCAGCCTAGAGCGAACGCCCGATTTGGTGAAAGCCTATATTGATCTGTGACGTGCAAGATCTGTGACGTGAACTATGAGACTGGGGGCAGCGATCGCCCTCAGTACTAACTGTGTCTCATGCGACGGTGCGTTACATCTGCGCTTCACCCTACGGTTTAAACCATGGATCGCCCCCTAGCAGGCCCAGTGCATACCAGTAACGGCAACGGCCCGGATCCCCAGTCGTTGTCGTTGTCGAGTACCATAGATGACTGGGCCAACCGGGTATTGATGAGTTTTAAGGATTTCAACAGATGACGGATGAGTTGCTGCGATCGCTCGTTTGGACAGATTATCGCTTGGCGGTTTTGTTTGCTGTCCTAGTCCCACTCATCCTCTTGGTGTGGGCCGCGGTGAAAAAGGCCGAAGCCATCCAGCGGCTCTTGGTGATCTATTGGCGCGTATCCAGTCTGCTGGCGATCACCGTCTATCTGATGATTGGTGGATTGCCCCTCAGCTTTATCTCCGCCCTCGCTGCCCGCATTTTGATCCCGGTGGGGCTATGGTTTTGGGCCGACCTCAACGAAGAAATTGACGACCAGCGCCGCACCCCTATCAAACTAACCTTCACGGCTTGGCGCTGGGCCATGACCGTCTATATGGGACTGGGAGCGATCGCCCAGCTCTTTACCCTACCCTGTGCCGTCTCCCAAACTGCCTTTGCTGGCACCACCTGTCAAGTATGGCTTGAGGCTCCGCTGCTATTCCGAGAATTTTTCCACAGTAGCTCCAGTCGCGGATTTCTCGGCTTTTGGGGAATTGTCGGTTTGGTTATCTACGTGATTTACCTTGGCTATTTTGTCTTTGTCCGGTTGAATCGTCAGGGGCGATCGGCGGTGCAAGACTAGCTCAGCCTGGGCGATTCGACGTCGCGCCTGCCCAGGCAAAACCGCCTATACGGGTTCATGACGTCCGGTGAGTTGCCGTCGTTATTAACTCCTGGCGTTTTTTATATTAACCATGATGGAAGGGGGCTCTCTGCTATGGCAGCCACATCCCTAGGGGTTCGCCTAGAGAACTATACGTTGAAATGTCCGCAGGAAGTGCTGATGGTGCATGCCCAACTTGAAGATGACACGGATCAAATTGT from Candidatus Obscuribacterales bacterium includes:
- a CDS encoding GNAT family N-acetyltransferase yields the protein YKALQGVRGRLPVDLDALEKLLVRFSYLVVEQPWIQEIDINPLFARPMPADSVSGSSLIALDARVVLHPADVPTDDLPKPAIRPYPTQYTSPWTMRDDTPVIIRPIRPEDEPLIVQFHTTLSEESVYLRYFNIMKLSRRIAHERLTRICFIDYDREMALVADYKDPETGHHTILGVARLSKQHGVNEAEFAMLVNDASQRQGLGTELLSRLIQIARNEKVGRVTAQILNENQPMQRVCEKVGFSLERTPDLVKAYIDL
- a CDS encoding DUF3177 family protein, which produces MTDELLRSLVWTDYRLAVLFAVLVPLILLVWAAVKKAEAIQRLLVIYWRVSSLLAITVYLMIGGLPLSFISALAARILIPVGLWFWADLNEEIDDQRRTPIKLTFTAWRWAMTVYMGLGAIAQLFTLPCAVSQTAFAGTTCQVWLEAPLLFREFFHSSSSRGFLGFWGIVGLVIYVIYLGYFVFVRLNRQGRSAVQD